One genomic segment of Synechocystis sp. LKSZ1 includes these proteins:
- the purF gene encoding amidophosphoribosyltransferase, with product MFVPLPLSLTNPSLESASLDKPEEACGVFGIYAPAEEVAKLTYFGLYALQHRGQESAGIATFNQGQIHCHKDMGLVSQVFKESILQDLVGQLAVGHTRYSTTGSSHRVNAQPAVLSTRLGPLALAHNGNLVNTVQLREELVRRGCDDFVTTTDSEMIAVAIANEVDQGKDWRAAAISAFQLCSGAYSLVIGTPDGLMGVRDPHGIRPLVIGELEEDGEPTRYVLASETCALDIIGANYLRDVAPGELVWITESGLESQRWAEEPAKKLCVFEMIYFARPDSVMHGESLYSYRMRIGQQLARESKVDADIVMGVPDSGIPAAIGFSQVSGIPYAEGLIKNRYVGRTFIQPTQHMRESGIRMKLNPLRDVLQGKRVIIVDDSIVRGTTSRKIVRALRTAGATEVHMRISSPPVTHPCFYGIDTDNQSQLIAAKMTVEEIAAQIEVDSLAYLSQLGMLKATGEDIEHFCSACFNGHYPIAVPDHLKRAKLILEKTPV from the coding sequence ATGTTTGTCCCTCTGCCCCTGTCCCTGACAAACCCATCGCTGGAGTCTGCCAGCCTGGATAAACCCGAGGAGGCCTGCGGGGTCTTTGGGATTTACGCCCCAGCGGAAGAGGTCGCTAAGTTAACCTATTTCGGCCTCTACGCCCTCCAACACCGGGGCCAAGAGTCGGCCGGGATCGCCACCTTTAATCAGGGACAGATCCACTGCCATAAGGATATGGGCCTGGTTTCCCAGGTATTTAAGGAATCAATTCTCCAGGATCTGGTCGGCCAACTGGCGGTAGGCCATACCCGTTATTCCACCACCGGCTCTAGCCATCGCGTCAATGCTCAGCCAGCGGTACTCTCCACCCGCCTCGGGCCCCTGGCCCTGGCCCACAATGGCAACTTGGTCAACACCGTCCAGTTACGGGAAGAGCTGGTGCGTCGAGGCTGTGATGATTTTGTTACCACGACGGATTCAGAAATGATTGCCGTAGCCATTGCCAATGAAGTTGATCAAGGAAAAGATTGGCGGGCGGCGGCCATCAGTGCGTTTCAACTGTGTTCCGGGGCCTATAGTTTAGTGATTGGAACCCCTGACGGATTAATGGGCGTGCGCGATCCCCACGGCATCCGACCGCTAGTCATCGGTGAACTTGAAGAAGACGGAGAACCAACGCGCTACGTTTTGGCCTCAGAAACCTGTGCTTTGGATATCATTGGGGCCAATTATCTGCGGGATGTGGCTCCCGGGGAACTGGTGTGGATTACAGAAAGTGGCCTGGAATCTCAACGCTGGGCGGAGGAGCCGGCGAAAAAGCTCTGCGTTTTTGAGATGATCTACTTCGCCCGCCCCGATAGCGTGATGCACGGTGAAAGTCTTTATAGTTACCGGATGCGCATTGGGCAACAATTGGCCCGAGAGTCGAAGGTAGATGCTGATATTGTCATGGGGGTTCCGGATTCGGGCATTCCGGCGGCCATCGGCTTCTCTCAGGTGTCGGGTATTCCCTACGCCGAGGGCCTAATTAAAAATCGCTACGTGGGCCGGACCTTTATTCAACCCACCCAACACATGCGGGAATCGGGCATTCGCATGAAACTCAATCCCCTCCGGGATGTCCTCCAGGGCAAACGGGTGATTATTGTCGATGATTCCATTGTGCGGGGCACCACCAGCCGTAAAATTGTGCGGGCCCTGAGGACGGCGGGGGCCACAGAAGTGCATATGCGCATTTCGTCACCGCCCGTGACCCATCCCTGCTTCTACGGCATTGATACCGATAACCAGAGCCAGTTGATCGCGGCCAAAATGACTGTGGAGGAAATTGCAGCTCAGATTGAAGTGGATTCCTTGGCTTACCTGAGCCAACTCGGCATGTTAAAGGCCACCGGAGAAGATATCGAACATTTCTGCTCGGCCTGCTTCAATGGCCATTATCCAATTGCCGTTCCCGACCATCTGAAACGGGCCAAGTTGATCCTAGAAAAGACCCCCGTCTAG
- a CDS encoding photosystem II reaction center protein T has protein sequence MESVAYILVVTMALAVLFFAIAFREPPRIQK, from the coding sequence ATGGAAAGCGTTGCCTATATCTTGGTCGTTACCATGGCCCTGGCGGTACTCTTTTTTGCCATTGCCTTCCGGGAACCACCCCGCATTCAAAAGTAA
- the nrdR gene encoding transcriptional regulator NrdR — MQCPYCQHHNSRVLESRSSEAGQSIRRRRECLICKHRFTTYERVEFVPITVIKQDGKRESFDRSKLLRGIVRACEKTGVSLQRIETLVEDIEAEIQQQTKREVSSEAIGQLVLKYLRQENEVAYIRFASVYGRFQGITDFVETLHAMQRGLEPSSLLPHG; from the coding sequence ATGCAATGCCCCTACTGCCAACATCACAACAGCCGCGTGCTAGAATCCCGCTCGAGTGAAGCGGGCCAGAGTATCCGCCGTCGTCGAGAATGCCTCATTTGCAAGCACCGGTTCACCACCTACGAACGAGTTGAATTTGTTCCCATCACCGTGATTAAACAGGATGGCAAGCGGGAGTCCTTCGACCGCTCTAAACTCCTGAGGGGGATTGTCCGGGCCTGTGAAAAAACTGGGGTATCATTGCAACGGATCGAAACCCTCGTTGAAGACATTGAAGCAGAAATTCAACAACAAACCAAACGAGAAGTCAGTAGTGAGGCCATTGGCCAACTAGTGCTTAAATATCTGCGCCAGGAAAATGAAGTGGCCTATATCCGTTTCGCTTCGGTCTATGGGCGTTTCCAGGGGATTACCGATTTTGTTGAAACGCTCCATGCCATGCAACGGGGCCTTGAACCCTCATCCCTACTGCCCCACGGCTAA
- a CDS encoding rhodanese-related sulfurtransferase yields MTYLVSTFYKFVPLTHLEERQARWLSLGNQHQLRGTILLAKEGINATLSGSVEAVRGLIDEIQQDVEIGSLVVKESWSQDWPFGRFKIKLKQEIVTLGHPEISPIHQVGTYVPPQDWNQLLQDPDVTVIDTRNFYEVAIGTFQGAINPQTRSFREFPAYVQGQLDPQQHRKVAMFCTGGIRCEKATALLLSQGFSEVYHLQGGILNYLAEVPPEESLWQGECFVFDQRVSLQEGLAEGHYQMCPACGHPLSRENPDTATGLAAIKCPHCGQGPWPELAVGQ; encoded by the coding sequence ATGACCTACCTAGTGTCTACCTTTTATAAATTTGTACCGCTCACCCATCTAGAGGAACGGCAAGCACGTTGGCTTTCCCTGGGAAATCAACATCAGTTGCGTGGCACCATTCTTCTAGCCAAAGAAGGAATCAATGCCACCCTAAGCGGCTCGGTCGAGGCGGTGCGAGGCCTGATCGATGAGATTCAGCAAGACGTTGAAATCGGCTCCCTGGTGGTGAAGGAATCCTGGAGTCAGGACTGGCCCTTTGGTCGTTTTAAGATCAAACTCAAACAAGAAATTGTTACCCTGGGTCACCCCGAGATTAGTCCGATTCATCAGGTGGGTACATATGTCCCTCCTCAGGACTGGAATCAATTGCTGCAAGATCCCGATGTGACCGTCATTGATACCCGCAATTTCTACGAAGTGGCCATTGGCACCTTTCAAGGGGCCATTAATCCCCAGACCCGTTCCTTTCGAGAATTTCCGGCCTATGTTCAGGGCCAGCTAGACCCTCAACAACACCGTAAGGTCGCGATGTTTTGTACGGGCGGCATTCGCTGTGAGAAGGCCACTGCGTTGCTGTTGAGTCAAGGTTTTTCCGAGGTTTATCATCTCCAGGGCGGAATTCTCAATTACCTCGCCGAAGTTCCTCCAGAAGAGAGTCTTTGGCAGGGCGAGTGCTTTGTCTTTGATCAGCGGGTATCGCTACAAGAGGGATTGGCCGAGGGCCATTACCAAATGTGTCCGGCCTGCGGCCATCCGCTGTCCCGAGAAAATCCTGATACTGCAACAGGTCTGGCTGCAATCAAGTGTCCCCATTGCGGACAAGGGCCTTGGCCAGAATTAGCCGTGGGGCAGTAG
- the hypF gene encoding carbamoyltransferase HypF, protein MTAQHLRVTVQGKVQGVGFRPFAYRLAKGLGVNGWVQNSSRGAVLSLEADALILAEFLERLRTQLPPPGQIEDWEIETYPLVHFTQFEIRASVPGPKTATILPDLATCPACLVDIFDPQNRRYRYPFTNCTHCGPRYSIIEGLPYDRGATSMRAFPLCPACEQEYRDPGNRRFHAQPNACPACGPQIELWDTTGQVIAQKQEALTKTLEALQAGKIVAIKGLGGFQLWVDAHQEGAVQRLRQRKHRPAKPLAVMYPQLNQIAEDCDVGQEEADLLTSPAAPIVLLRKKSNFSLAPSLAPNNPELGAMLPCTPLHHLLLKDYGGPVVATSGNVAGEPICIENAEALQRLSAIADLFLVHNRPIVRPVDDSVVRVIQGQPLMIRRSRGYAPLPLTLPQALPSPTLAVGGQLKNTLAIAMGNQAYLSQHIGDLDTPASYQTFENTLTSLAQLYDFQPQVIVHDGHPDYLSTQYAARCPQPKLAVQHHYAHALAVMAEHHLAPPVLAVTWDGTGYGLDGTIWGGEFLRLKNSSWQRVAHLAPFPLLGGEQAIKDPRRIALALCSGQDFPTSLAQAFSTQDLKNLDALQIQPYLCPLTSSVGRLFDGVSALLGLCQTVTFEGQAAMALAAAVEEDLPSEAYPFDLEGTDSQLIHWRPMLRAILQDLQSGVSATEIATRFHHTLVAMLVAVAQSQRTPQIVLGGGCFQNRFLLEQSIIGLRQAGFEVYWPRLVPPNDGGLALGQLWALHYRQGPALAKHSPEGQ, encoded by the coding sequence ATGACGGCTCAACACCTGCGAGTTACCGTCCAAGGCAAAGTGCAGGGCGTTGGATTCCGCCCTTTTGCCTATCGTCTGGCCAAGGGACTTGGCGTCAACGGTTGGGTTCAAAATTCATCGCGAGGAGCCGTCCTCAGCCTGGAAGCAGATGCTCTGATTTTGGCAGAATTTTTAGAGCGTTTGCGAACTCAATTGCCGCCCCCTGGCCAGATTGAAGACTGGGAAATTGAAACCTATCCTCTGGTTCACTTTACTCAATTCGAGATTCGGGCCAGTGTCCCTGGCCCTAAAACCGCGACGATCCTGCCGGACTTGGCAACTTGTCCAGCCTGTCTCGTCGATATTTTTGATCCCCAGAATCGCCGCTATCGCTATCCCTTCACCAATTGCACCCACTGTGGGCCCCGTTACAGCATCATTGAGGGCCTACCCTACGACCGGGGGGCCACCAGTATGCGAGCTTTTCCTCTCTGCCCGGCCTGTGAGCAAGAATACCGTGATCCGGGTAATCGTCGTTTCCATGCCCAACCCAATGCCTGTCCGGCCTGTGGCCCCCAGATTGAGCTTTGGGACACAACGGGCCAAGTCATCGCTCAGAAGCAGGAAGCTTTGACTAAAACCCTCGAGGCTCTCCAAGCAGGCAAAATTGTTGCCATTAAAGGCTTGGGTGGTTTTCAACTCTGGGTTGATGCCCATCAAGAAGGAGCCGTACAGCGTCTGCGACAACGGAAACATCGGCCCGCTAAACCTTTGGCGGTCATGTATCCTCAACTCAACCAAATTGCTGAGGACTGTGATGTCGGCCAAGAAGAAGCGGATTTATTAACCTCCCCCGCCGCCCCCATTGTCCTGCTCCGCAAAAAATCGAACTTTTCTCTGGCCCCTTCCCTGGCCCCGAATAATCCGGAGTTGGGGGCCATGCTGCCCTGTACGCCCCTCCATCACCTGTTGTTAAAGGATTACGGTGGGCCAGTGGTAGCCACCAGTGGCAACGTGGCCGGTGAGCCGATCTGTATTGAGAATGCTGAGGCCCTCCAGCGCCTCTCGGCCATTGCGGATCTTTTCCTGGTTCATAATCGGCCTATTGTCCGCCCCGTTGATGATTCGGTTGTGCGGGTAATTCAGGGCCAGCCCTTGATGATTCGTCGGTCTCGGGGTTATGCGCCCCTGCCCCTGACCTTACCCCAGGCCTTGCCCTCCCCCACCCTTGCCGTCGGGGGCCAGTTAAAAAATACGCTGGCCATTGCCATGGGCAATCAGGCCTACCTCAGCCAGCACATTGGCGATTTAGACACGCCAGCTAGCTACCAAACCTTTGAAAATACCCTGACCAGTCTGGCCCAACTCTACGACTTTCAGCCCCAAGTGATTGTCCATGACGGCCATCCCGACTACCTCTCGACCCAGTATGCGGCGCGTTGTCCCCAGCCGAAATTAGCCGTCCAGCATCACTACGCTCACGCCTTGGCAGTGATGGCCGAACATCACCTGGCCCCTCCCGTCCTGGCAGTCACCTGGGATGGTACGGGCTATGGCCTCGATGGCACGATCTGGGGCGGCGAATTCCTACGTCTTAAGAATTCTAGTTGGCAACGGGTCGCCCATCTGGCTCCCTTCCCGCTCCTCGGTGGTGAGCAGGCCATTAAAGATCCCCGCCGCATTGCTTTGGCCCTATGTTCTGGTCAAGACTTCCCCACGAGTCTGGCCCAGGCCTTTTCGACCCAAGACCTCAAAAACTTGGATGCTTTACAGATCCAACCGTATCTTTGCCCCCTCACGTCCAGCGTCGGTCGTCTGTTTGACGGCGTTTCGGCCCTGTTGGGATTGTGTCAGACCGTTACGTTTGAGGGCCAAGCGGCCATGGCCCTGGCGGCCGCCGTGGAGGAAGACCTCCCTAGCGAAGCCTATCCCTTTGACCTAGAAGGGACAGACTCCCAGTTAATCCACTGGCGGCCCATGCTACGGGCGATCCTTCAGGATTTACAGAGCGGTGTATCGGCAACAGAGATAGCAACTCGCTTCCACCACACCCTTGTTGCCATGCTGGTGGCCGTGGCCCAGAGCCAGAGAACTCCCCAGATTGTACTGGGAGGTGGTTGTTTTCAGAATCGTTTCCTCCTAGAACAGAGTATTATTGGACTACGCCAGGCCGGTTTTGAGGTCTATTGGCCCCGTCTCGTTCCCCCTAATGATGGCGGTTTGGCCCTGGGGCAACTTTGGGCCCTGCATTACCGTCAAGGGCCTGCGTTAGCAAAACACTCACCGGAGGGTCAATAA
- a CDS encoding PHP domain-containing protein, whose amino-acid sequence MAVSLISQFQGQDTQHLKAVWQQLGPHSCPYHYNFHLHTRCSDGQMEPEQLIEQAVGLGLSGLAITDHHSVLGYQRAQRWLDSFFSYSSESSSLTLWTGVEITSDLAGTEVHILGYGFDPTHSALAPYLTGERPQPGDEMASKVIQALHQAGGLVVLAHPARYRQPASRLIPLAVQLGIDGVEAYYAYGNPKPWQSSPPQMEEICHFSDLYGLFRTCGTDSHGESILYRL is encoded by the coding sequence ATGGCAGTATCTTTAATTTCCCAATTTCAGGGACAAGACACTCAACACCTGAAGGCCGTTTGGCAACAGCTAGGCCCTCATAGCTGCCCCTACCACTACAATTTCCATCTCCATACCCGTTGTTCCGATGGCCAAATGGAGCCAGAGCAACTCATTGAACAAGCTGTCGGCCTAGGGTTATCGGGCCTGGCCATTACCGATCACCACTCTGTTCTCGGCTACCAACGGGCCCAGCGCTGGCTCGATTCCTTTTTTAGCTATAGTTCTGAGTCCTCTAGCCTAACCCTCTGGACGGGGGTAGAAATTACCAGTGATCTAGCCGGTACTGAAGTCCACATTCTGGGTTACGGCTTTGATCCTACCCACTCGGCCCTGGCCCCCTACCTCACAGGAGAACGGCCCCAGCCGGGAGATGAAATGGCCAGTAAAGTGATTCAGGCCTTGCATCAGGCGGGCGGGTTAGTAGTATTAGCCCACCCGGCCCGCTATCGACAGCCCGCCAGTCGTTTAATTCCCCTAGCCGTCCAACTCGGCATTGATGGGGTCGAGGCCTACTACGCCTATGGCAATCCCAAGCCCTGGCAGAGTAGTCCTCCGCAGATGGAGGAAATTTGTCATTTTAGTGACCTCTATGGTCTGTTCCGTACCTGCGGCACCGATAGCCACGGCGAAAGTATTCTCTACCGTCTCTAG
- a CDS encoding 4-hydroxybenzoate solanesyltransferase: MIASSPEPTWRTILRLLRWHKPAGRLILMIPALWAVVLAAQGHPPLPLVGVIILGTLATSALGCVVNDLWDRDIDPQVERTKTRPLADRSLSLQVGIGVALVSLLCAGGLALYLNALSFWLCVAAVPVIIGYPLAKRVFPVPQLVLSLAWGFAVLISWTAVTGRLETPTWLLWLATVLWTLGFDTVYAMADREDDRRIGVNSSALFFGDGVIWAIGLFYLGTLAALTELGILLALNPIYWVSLALAGAGWFWQCWRLRSPGLEIPVYGQIFGENVWLGFGLLLGMTLGWV, encoded by the coding sequence ATGATTGCTTCCTCCCCTGAACCTACCTGGCGAACGATCCTGCGACTACTCCGCTGGCATAAACCTGCCGGTCGTCTGATCCTAATGATTCCGGCCCTCTGGGCTGTGGTGCTGGCGGCCCAGGGCCATCCTCCTCTTCCCCTGGTGGGGGTGATTATTCTGGGAACCTTGGCCACCAGTGCGCTGGGCTGTGTCGTTAACGATCTCTGGGACAGGGATATTGATCCCCAGGTAGAGCGCACCAAAACCCGCCCCTTGGCCGACCGTAGCCTTTCCCTGCAAGTGGGAATAGGAGTGGCCCTCGTTTCTCTCCTTTGTGCTGGGGGCCTGGCCCTGTACCTCAATGCCCTTAGTTTTTGGCTCTGCGTCGCGGCGGTACCGGTGATTATTGGTTATCCGCTGGCTAAGCGCGTTTTTCCTGTTCCCCAGTTGGTGCTATCCCTCGCCTGGGGCTTTGCGGTTTTGATCAGTTGGACAGCGGTGACGGGCCGTTTAGAAACCCCGACTTGGCTCCTCTGGTTGGCAACGGTGCTTTGGACGCTTGGGTTTGATACGGTCTATGCCATGGCGGATCGAGAAGATGACCGCCGCATTGGGGTAAACTCCAGTGCTCTCTTCTTTGGCGATGGCGTGATCTGGGCTATTGGTTTGTTCTACCTGGGTACTCTCGCTGCCCTGACAGAATTAGGCATTTTATTGGCTTTGAATCCTATCTATTGGGTTAGCCTTGCCCTGGCGGGGGCGGGTTGGTTTTGGCAATGCTGGCGGCTGCGTTCCCCTGGGTTGGAAATTCCGGTCTATGGGCAAATTTTTGGCGAAAATGTCTGGTTAGGTTTTGGCTTACTCCTCGGCATGACCCTGGGTTGGGTTTAA
- a CDS encoding M48 family metallopeptidase: protein MVSTTKLLIGLRADDFRHPLDQRATQNLKQLPGMDVLVRGLLGNVAEQFFALNNLAASVRVSKKQLPHLHELLLEACRILDLEPPQLYVQQNPVPNAYTFAMRGKQPFMVLHTALIDLLTPQEIQAVMAHELGHLKCEHGVYLTLANLMVLAAGLLPTWGTALAQSLQSQMLEWVRCAEFSSDRAALLAVQDPRIVMSVLMKLAGGSPTLAPLLNLDAFIEQARDYEALGEDELGAMLKALQTEQLTHPVPVLRAREIDRWASSPAYHQLLQGDAKQYKLETEIKGGWRNW, encoded by the coding sequence ATGGTATCGACAACAAAATTATTAATTGGACTCCGGGCCGATGACTTTCGTCACCCCCTAGACCAACGGGCCACCCAAAATCTGAAGCAACTACCGGGCATGGATGTATTGGTGAGAGGCCTACTGGGCAATGTGGCCGAACAATTTTTTGCCCTCAATAATTTGGCTGCTAGTGTCCGGGTCAGTAAGAAACAACTCCCCCATCTCCACGAACTTCTACTGGAGGCCTGTCGCATTCTGGATTTAGAACCGCCCCAACTCTACGTCCAGCAAAATCCTGTTCCCAATGCCTATACCTTTGCCATGCGGGGTAAACAGCCCTTTATGGTTCTACATACCGCGCTGATCGACCTCCTGACTCCCCAGGAAATTCAAGCGGTGATGGCCCATGAACTCGGCCACCTAAAATGCGAGCACGGGGTCTATCTCACCCTGGCGAATTTAATGGTGCTAGCAGCCGGCCTACTACCGACCTGGGGAACGGCCTTGGCCCAGTCTCTGCAATCCCAGATGTTGGAATGGGTCCGCTGTGCTGAATTTAGCAGTGACCGGGCGGCCCTGCTGGCGGTACAAGACCCCCGGATAGTGATGTCAGTCTTGATGAAGTTGGCGGGAGGCTCTCCCACCCTGGCACCATTGCTCAACCTGGATGCCTTTATTGAGCAGGCCCGAGATTACGAGGCCTTAGGGGAAGATGAATTAGGCGCCATGCTTAAGGCCCTGCAAACGGAACAACTCACCCATCCCGTGCCGGTTCTGCGGGCCCGAGAAATTGATCGCTGGGCTAGTTCTCCGGCCTACCATCAACTCTTGCAAGGAGACGCTAAACAATATAAGCTAGAGACTGAAATAAAGGGCGGCTGGCGAAATTGGTAG
- a CDS encoding PhnD/SsuA/transferrin family substrate-binding protein, which translates to MLLLLCTFALGACRSVPSSPPDKLSIGVVNLESSDRQLEQYTKLKDYLSQKLNSLVELEPTYNEIQALTQIQAHRWDLVFAPPGVVALAIAKSRYRPIFAMEGRLENRSVLIVRQDSPIQVLKELNGKKVAFGQPGSATGYYLPLFNLYGLTLAEAALADTPKTIMGWVAQQRVDAGALSQAEFNRYRTEFPQQKFRILYTDNHPVPSGAVLLSPNLEAKQQAALTQALADNSPTVAASAGYLPEAPVPSYSYLIQVVERVAPIAQKINLKPAPLYE; encoded by the coding sequence TTGTTGCTTTTACTGTGCACCTTCGCCCTCGGGGCCTGTCGCTCGGTGCCGAGTTCCCCGCCGGATAAACTGAGTATTGGGGTGGTTAATTTAGAGAGTAGTGACCGTCAACTAGAGCAGTACACAAAACTTAAAGATTACCTCAGTCAAAAACTCAATAGCCTGGTGGAGTTGGAGCCGACCTACAATGAAATTCAGGCCTTAACACAAATTCAAGCTCACCGTTGGGATCTTGTTTTTGCGCCGCCGGGGGTCGTGGCCCTGGCCATTGCCAAATCTCGCTACCGCCCCATTTTTGCCATGGAAGGGAGATTAGAGAATCGCTCGGTGCTCATTGTCCGCCAGGATAGTCCTATCCAAGTTCTCAAGGAACTCAATGGGAAAAAAGTCGCCTTTGGTCAGCCCGGTTCCGCGACGGGCTATTATCTACCGCTCTTCAATCTTTACGGGCTTACGCTCGCCGAAGCGGCCCTGGCGGATACCCCCAAAACCATTATGGGCTGGGTGGCCCAACAACGAGTGGACGCTGGGGCCCTATCCCAAGCGGAATTCAATCGCTACCGCACTGAGTTTCCCCAACAAAAATTTCGTATCTTGTACACCGATAACCACCCGGTTCCCAGTGGAGCCGTTTTACTTAGCCCTAATCTAGAAGCCAAACAACAGGCCGCATTAACCCAAGCCCTTGCCGACAATAGCCCCACTGTGGCCGCTTCTGCTGGCTATCTTCCCGAGGCCCCCGTTCCTAGCTACAGTTACTTGATTCAGGTGGTGGAGCGGGTTGCGCCCATCGCTCAGAAGATAAACCTCAAACCAGCGCCCCTCTACGAATAG
- a CDS encoding DUF3365 domain-containing protein has translation MLRNFKLAAKLNLLLIAIFLTTIIAIGLLLSFLLERNAERIVTEKALLLIETMGSVRHYTSTQVNPELASRLETESQFLPQTVPGYSAREVFEELRKRPEYSDFFYKEATLNPTNLRDKADTFETDVVTTFQQESSLKEKIGFRSLPSGDIFYIARPLAVTKESCLRCHSTPSAAPKSQLATYGDQYGFGWKLNEIVGAQMISVPASKVFEDARSLQWTAIGIVTFFLVVALVVLNLFLKWTVTNPLQAMAQLARQISMGDMSGEFPQASHDEIGILAASLNRMKVSLQMAMEMLNPDASQDTTS, from the coding sequence ATGTTAAGAAATTTTAAGCTTGCCGCTAAATTAAATCTACTTTTAATTGCTATTTTTCTGACCACAATTATTGCCATTGGCCTGCTCTTATCCTTTCTGTTAGAGCGAAATGCAGAGCGAATCGTGACAGAAAAGGCTCTACTCTTGATTGAAACCATGGGTTCTGTTCGCCATTACACCAGTACCCAAGTTAATCCAGAGTTAGCCAGTCGCCTGGAAACCGAAAGCCAGTTTTTACCCCAAACGGTACCCGGTTATTCCGCTCGGGAAGTCTTTGAAGAATTGAGAAAGCGCCCGGAATACAGTGATTTCTTCTACAAAGAGGCAACCCTTAACCCCACTAACCTACGGGATAAAGCCGATACCTTTGAAACAGATGTCGTCACAACTTTCCAACAGGAAAGTAGCCTTAAGGAGAAGATAGGGTTCCGCTCATTACCGAGTGGCGATATTTTCTATATTGCTCGTCCCCTTGCCGTGACCAAGGAAAGTTGTCTGCGCTGTCATAGTACGCCCTCCGCAGCGCCGAAAAGTCAACTGGCGACCTACGGCGACCAGTATGGATTTGGTTGGAAGCTGAATGAAATTGTTGGTGCTCAGATGATTTCCGTCCCCGCAAGCAAGGTCTTTGAGGATGCCCGGAGTTTACAGTGGACGGCCATCGGTATTGTGACCTTTTTCCTCGTGGTGGCCCTCGTCGTGCTCAATCTTTTCCTCAAGTGGACGGTTACCAATCCCTTGCAGGCTATGGCCCAGTTAGCCCGTCAGATTAGTATGGGCGACATGAGTGGAGAATTTCCCCAGGCCAGTCATGATGAAATCGGGATTTTGGCCGCTTCCCTTAATCGCATGAAGGTCAGTCTCCAGATGGCCATGGAAATGCTCAATCCTGATGCTAGCCAGGATACGACCTCCTGA